The DNA window TAATCAATGCACCATTCACCTTCAAGTGGGATATTCTATTTCTAGCTTGTCTCTGCTTCAAAGAATTATGAAAGAATCTTGTGTTGAGGTCTCCTAAATCAATCCACTGAACTCTTGATTTTTGTCTGTAAAAGTTCTCTTCCCATCTCAGTAATTCCTTCAACTTGATAACTGTGTCATGTTCTTCTTGTAGCAGCTCAGGATTCATAAGATCATTCTGAATTTGACCCTGGATTCTGTCTAACATTTTTCTAGTGTCTTCCACTTGCCTTGATATATCATGGAAACTCTCTCTGTTCAGATCTCTAAGCACTCTTTTAAGCCTGGTTAGCTTTTGACTGACTTGATACATCTTAAAACCCTCCACTGGTATGCTCCAGTTGTTTTCCACTATCTCCATAAACTTTGGACTTTCagtccaaatgttaaaaaatctaaaaggcTTATAGTTCACTTTTACAGTCTCATTAAAGATAACCACAAGGGGAGAATGGTCTGAAATCCCCTGATTCAATACTAATGCTTCAGCATCAATAGAATGAATCCACCTCTCAGAGACCAGAACTCTATCAATTCTTCTCCACACTCTACTCTCTCCATGTTGATTATTAGTCCATGTGTATAAATTACCCTTCCACTTCAGTTCAGAGAGTTTTGCAGCATCTAGACACTCCTGAAACTCCAGACAGTCACTCTGGTTTGCAACATTACCTCCACATCTTTCAGAATCCTTTAAAATGGCATTAAAGTCTCCTAAAACTACCCAAGGCTCATTTGTAGTATTAGCAATGCTCAGAATGTCTTTCCACATCTCCTTTCTACTTCCAGAGTCATTCATACCATAAATAAAGGTCACTTTAAAAGTTCTCCCTTCTCCAGAAATCTCACAATGCATCAGTTGACTGGATTTTATCAAGCAATTTACCATAACATCAATCTTAAAAACAACCCAAATTCTCCCCAACTCATTAAACTCATAGTTACTTATCATTTTCCATCCCTTCAAATTCAGACTTCTCCAAACTTTATCAATATTTATATTCCTCACTCTAGTTTCTACAATAGCAATCAGAGATAGTTTATGATTAACAATCCACTTCCTCACCTCTGAATGCTTAATAGGGTCATTCAGACCCCTAATATTCCACACTCCGATCATTTACCCCTATCAGGGGGTATGCTTGCCTTCTTCACCCTCTTATCACCAATGATCCCAACTCTAGAGCTACCAGCAATATCATTTCTATCCCCACCAACAATAAGTTGTGCAGAGTTAGAAGGTATCTTACCTTTTCCTTTGGGCACTACAGCTCCCATGGTGCTCCCTACTACTTTAGTTTGCTTCTGAACATCAACCACCTTGTTAGTAGCTTTGTAAGGCGTTTTCTCAGACTGGCCACTTCCTTCCACCTCTCTACTATCTTCTCCTTTTTCTTCTGCATCCTCCTTTCCTTCAGCAGGTTTGCTCTTTGGCACCCATGCTTTTTGATCCACTACTTTGCAATATTGAGCTATATGCCCCATAGTTTTACACTTGGTACATGCTGGGGGTCTCCATTCATAAACCACCTTCTGCTTAAACTTCACATTGTTTTCATCTTCTAATATTATCTCTTCAGGAAAGTCCCCAAAGATCTCCATCTCCACTAGAACCCTTGCATATGCTAATCTTGACAAATCACTAGTGCACTGATCAGTGTACATGGGACGACCACACATACTAGCTATCCTCCCCAGCATCACAGCTGACCAGAACTCCCATGGCAGCTTAGGAAAATGCACCCAGATTGGAATCTTCATGAATTCATCCATTTCAAAGGTCATCCTCTTCTGCCATTCTTTAAAAATCATGGGTCTCTTATCAAAGAACAGAGGTCCTTCTGCCAGAGCTTTCATCTTCCCTTCATCATCTTGGAAATTCAGAAGAAACATCTTCGGATTAATCTGTatgacttcaagtaacccacAGCTACTCCATCTACTCATAACATATCCCTGCAATCTATAGAATCGTGGTTCAAGACCTACCACAGAGCATATCAAGGCATACCTCCACTTGTTCTCCTCTTCCTTCATCTCAGATGAATGAAACTTGACCACTCTAACACCATCGCTCAGAGAGGGAGGTTGGTATTGCAGCTTTGTCCCACTATCTTTAGATCTATTCGTAGCAAACAATGATCTCCAACTTTTGTTCTCACCTCCCACTGTCGGAACTTCATCCTCCTCCTCAGTTAAAACTAGGGTTTCCTCATTACTCACTCTTGTTGCAAGAATCTTAGGAGCACTACCCATACTCCTTTCACTCACCACCGATTTAACACTCTCAACCCCTTCTCTACCAGAATCATATCCCGTTCTATCAATTCCATTTTCAATCATTCCTGCCCTAACTGCGTTATTCAACTCAGTCACCTCTTCAGAAACTGGATCTGCCTCTAAAGCTGTCCCTATGTCATCCTCTTCTTGTACTTCCTTCTCAAGAACCTCATCAATTAATTGTAATTTCAGATTTAAAACTTTCTTACTCTGAAGATTGTTCCCCTTCTTCACTTTCTTCCCCATTGCAGAGAAACGGCGTACGTTAACTTGAAAAGACTAACTGGCGCCGAGAGAATTTCAGAGAGAAAAGCCACGTCATCAgagatttaaacgttttaacgagtttaatttgtatatcatttaaaaacctaaaaaacaaattgaaaatcCAAATATCTTgatataaagttattaatatTAATCAAAGGATTTATTATAATCCGCAACAAAACCATAATCCAATACCTATCATGATTACTTATTTAACTCTTCTCCAATTTCTATATACTAGTCGTAAACCCGTGCATTTGCACGGAATCtaattaataatcatattttaaaaatatttttttacaaataatagttaaaagttgatattttaaaatttatgaaatgatAAACAGATGCtttatacaattttaaaaactaatgaAAGTCacctatttataattatttttaaaaattgacttaaatgctccaaaaatcacgaacaatcgcgtgtttttggtatttaagacaaacttttaattttggtataaaaatatatgaagtACCAATATAAAAAGTAATTGCAGATAAATGTGcgagaaaaatataaaaagccTAATAGAGCAAGTTATGCAAAtgaataatatacatatatacacacATTTACAATACATAAATAGTTCAAGATCTTACCTATATTATTTACTGGCTATGCGCGTATCCCTTTTTTTCATTAGAATTGTTTTTAGAGGAAATTAGACTCAGCAtttgattatcaaaaataattccaaaaatacttgagcatcttttttttttctgtcaacACTTGAtcccacctttttatttcatctagcacttgattccacctttttatttcatccagcacttgatttcacctttttatttcatccaacactTAACCCAACTTTTTTATTTCGTCCAACatttaacttcatttttttattcatccaacatttaactccatttttttaaGACTTAGAAATTAGATTTTAGGATTTtaggggtttagggtttatgattttagggttagggtttagcatgatttagggtttagcatgatttaagatttagggtttaagatttaggatacagggtttagcatgatttagggtttagagtttagcatgatttagggtttagggtttaagatttagaatttagggtttaggatttagcatgttttagggtttagcatgttttagggtttagagtttattatgatttagggtttagggtttagagaaataagattttaagtgttaggtttaatgtttttattaaatcaagtgataggtgcaatttattttcttttgtaagtattgtccgcaaataaaaacgaacataaatatttttgagattattttaataaaatcaagtatttttcaacttttcccTTGTTATGTCAACTGATATTTTCCTTACAACTTGCAAGTTCTTTATCTATAAATTgagatttaaaaaagttaaaactataaaaataagcATTCGTTATGAATATAAGTAGTTTAGTGACATTAGAAAACTGTTGGCACTTGTATTCTGGTGCAATTAGACATAGTAATATGATTTTTCTATACATTAAAATTGACCTAATTAAATTCGAACAATAACAAACCGACAATAAACGAATGATTAAGGTTTTTAAAGTATATAATTGTATAATCATTTTAGTCGGTTAATGtaatataaaaatgatacaACAAACTAATtcaattgaaaaacaaatacattgtattttaatttagtcaaaatataaatttaaagaaattgtCCAAATTAGAGAGCTCTAATCCATTGAATCTATTATTGTCTCCCTGAGTTTCATTTGGTTTCCATTTACATAAACTCGTCTAAATTATATCAGTTGATTATTTCCATTTATCACGGGCAAAGATCAAAGAACAAATAGTTTGGTTGTTTGCTTAACATAAAATAGTAGACATTCATTAACTCTCACCTGGATTTGTTGAGATTATAGTCCTTGTACATGGTGCCATAATAGAAACAGATCAAGAAACTTTTTGTTtgtaattagattaaaaaattgatgaaacAGTAGAAAAGGAATGAGGTTAATTGTAATTAGGAAGTTGTTGTTAAAGAAACTCAATTATTCGAAGAAATAACCAATATGTTATGGATTGGAGAAGAGAGAAAGATGAtgtaaaaaattcaattaagatTACTTGTTTTGAGGAAGTTGATTTAATTTAGGAATCatattctataaatttaaaattaaaatgagttTTAAAAAAGATGGGAACTAATGAGAATGTTCTATTTGATGAGAATTATTGAGAGCGCTATAGATAATTACTCTTTTAACAACACTAAATACTGTTTAACTGCTGGCACATCTTTCTGATGGGTGCTAGATTTTCTGTTCCTGCCGACGAAGATGAGAAAGCCGGTGCTATATTTTCCGATGAAGCCAACGATGAACGGGTTGATTGGCGTAAGCTTCCGAATGATTTGATGATCGAAATCATTAAACGGTTGGATGTAACTGATCGTATGATGTTGTCCGGAGTATGCAAGTCATGGAGTCGGCTTGCCATGCAGAAAAACATTCCAGTCCATCAATTTCCATTGTTGATGCTCCCTCATCACATTAATTGCACACATATTCGATTCTTCGACGCCTGTCGATCTTTAATGTACCGATATAATCTTCCTAAATCTATTGTTCGAAGAAAAGGATGGTGTTTCGGTTCTTCAAAAGGCTGGCTATTGATTGCTactaaagaaaaatataatgaTGGACCTGAAATTTCCATGTTGAATCCAGTTTCAGGACAAATCATTGAACTTCCTCCTATCGACGAATTCGAGGCTTCGTTCAGTTCTGTCAGAGAATGTGTCACTGGATTAGAACTGTTTTTCTTATCTGAAGATGATTGTATAGTTTCAGCAATTTTTAACAATAAGATCTTGGCAATTTGTCGAGCTGGGGACGAGGATTGGACTACGGTTTCTGAAGCCGAAGACGGGGTCTTCATTTACGACGACTTTTGTTTTTTCGACGGGATCCTCTATGTTTTACGTATTTTTTACGGTAACGACGAGGAAGAAGACGACGACATGGTTTTGCCTGTTAGTTTAGAATTATCAGAATTTTGTGGAATTACTATTAAACCAATTGATGATTATCTTTTTCGCCATAGGTTAGCCGTTGAAGTAGTTGAAGCCAATgggtttaatgtttttaaacaaacTGCCATGTCTGTCTATTTGGTACAATGTGATGGCGAACTGTTTAGGGTTGATaggatttttgatatttttacgcaagatgacgacgatgatgatgaagatgacGATGACGATGATGCATCATTTGATTATATGAAAACAACAAAATTTGTGATTTATAAGATAAAGGATGGTAGAATTAGTAGTGATGAGTGTAAGTTGAAAAATGATCAAATTATATTCTTGGACGGAGGAGCACCATCTCTATCTGTAAAGTATTTTAAAGAAGGGGTAAAAGgaaattatatttactttttggATGATCATTGTGCCGATCCGAGTAGCAAGATTCTTCCATTTGTAACTCATGACTCCGGCATTTGCTGTCTCGACGATGATGGCCGGATTACACGGTGTTTTCCTACTGTCGACTTTCCAGATCATATGAGTTGGTTTACCCCGCAAATAATTTAGACATGCTAGTCCGTTtaagtaaagaaaaataataatttataagatATCTTTGTTTTGTTCAATTGGAATCGGATACATGAATGAAGTATGAACTTTTGTCGATTGGATCTACCAATAATATACGATTCATGATTAGGAGAAAATATTTTGTTAGGATTAAGTAAATCTGAAAGTTTGTATTTGATCATATATATGGAATCAGATTGTATCATTTTTTTACAAGTTACTAGCATATGGCAAGAAGAAAGGctctttttcaaaaatttgctctcactttatttttaaacatattttttatttagatgctCGAAGTTTAAATAAAAAGCTACATCTATCTATCCGTCAGCATTATTATATAGTGTTCTATTTTTGTATCTTATTTTCTTCAATAATTCTTCTTTAGTCTGaagtttattttagtttgatgtgatagttttttagtttaaatttagattacatgtgttaaattgaattattcaagactattttgtttgtttgttcaGCCTTTAAATTTAGACTTTTGATGATCCAAGGGCTTTTTAAGacaaatttgaaatattaagctataaaaaaaattcagtaagTGGCATGCGATTCTAACTCGATTCATTTTGGAGCTTCGCAATTCTAATCTTATGAAGCCGGAGATGTTGGTGGAAAACTGTTTATTTTTAGCTAACCAGTTTtataatattgatattttttttaacaaagggtcaacgcgcctcctaaacttgtgacacggaaTCATCTtactcaatttatacttttttgagcaactaaccccaaaactcttcactTTTGGGTTTGAccttataatttatatttttattttaaaaaacaaatttaggataattatatcgcaataaTAAGAGAAgtatctaattatatttttgcatctctcacctccgatttgtattttacgcgttttgaaaatacaattatggggttacttgatccgaaaatgaagagttttagggttagttgctcaaaaaaatataaattggattaggtgaccccgtgacacaagtttagaaggcgcgttgaccctttgttcatatttttttgTGTGCGAACCAGACCGCGTATGTTATAACACAAAATATTCGTTCTATTTCAGGAGTCTTTTAGTTATTTTTCTGAGTTTTGTGACTACTTATGATTGGATCTATTGAAATCTATTTTCTCCTAAAACATAAACAATTAGAAAAAGAATTTAGAGAACACCATTTTTAGCATACAAGACGAAGCAGGGAATCAAAACCCAGCAAGATAACATATATAAATGTGAGGTTGATATCCAAAAACAGACATTAACTAATTAACTACCAGCCATGGTAGTGGTAACAGCACTACCTCAAACCCTAACTTCCTGCAATTCAATTTCACCAATTCTCAAACATTTCCACCAATTCTACACTAATTACAAAGTACCCACTAATCCAAAGCTGCATAGCTCTAATGGGTACCTGTCAATTTCAGCTTACATGGAGGAACCAAATTCCATTGCCAATTTGGCAAACAAAATAGTTGGTTCACTCCCTGTTGTTGGGCTGTTTGCTAGAATTTTTAGTGATGAGGGTGGTGTTGGTGGGGATACTATTGATTTTGCTGAGTTTAGGAGAAGAGTTGGCAAACAGTGTACTATTAATGAGTCTAGTGCTTTTTATGAGTTCCAAGATAGGAGAGGCAAGGTAATTTGATTTATCTTGCATTGTCTTTGTTTGTTTTAGGCTTAGTTGCtttaaaaattcacgaactttgacgtgttttgcaattttaacacgaatttttaattttggtaattTAAATTGAGTAATTTTCCGTAAAAAAATGATGATGTGGCCACCGGAATATACACTGTTCCGGTGTATGGAAAATTGCTCGATGTTTCAAATTGCGGAAATTTGAAAGATGGTGGCCGACATTGTAAAAATTAgaagttcgtgttaaatttgTAAAAGACGCTAAAGTTCGcgatttttaaagcaattaagccttttttataTGTGTCAATCATGGTTTtgtgaaatttaatttattggagaactatgttgcacggaaacttgcCAAGTCCGGTGTTTGGAGTTCTAGTTTTCATTTTTCGGAAATGCTTATGAAACTTGGGAAAACTTCATGTTATAATCATTTCTTGTACAAGAATCCATTTTGCTGTTTTCTGGTTCAGGCTTAACTTTGAAGGATTTTCTGATTACCTTAAACTAATGAAATTGGTCTTGTTCATGTGAATCATGATTTTGTGAAATTGAATTTAGTGCATAACTTGTAAGAATGTTCTAATCAAccttaaattgttgaaattgGTCTTGTTAGTGACTacatttgttgtttttaatctgttattttttttcttcaggaTGTAGTGTTTACTTGATTATTACCAAGTTAAAAGTGGTGCTGTGTCACATTTTCCTACTATTATatccctttttaatttataagaacTTTGGACCATATTTGGTTCGCGGAATAGAGTATATGTGGAATACAATTACTacttttcatttaaaatgtgAGCCAAAGCAAAGGATAGCTATtctatttattatcaattacaTACTAAACGTGGCCATAGAATGTTGTGTGTTTTAGCATATTTGATAAGCTATTGAAAATTTGTTTGTGGGTAGGCAGGGGATCCTCTGTATGTTCTACTATGCTGTTGGCTAGCAGCTACTGGTGCTGGTCTCCTCAAATCTGAAGAAATTTTGGAAGGGGTAGCAAGGCTTCGATTATCAGATGATATTGAGTTCGAAGAACAGAATTTTATTCAAGCGATGAACGAGGCAAAAAAGGTTGGCCTATCTTCTTTAATCCTATATTGTTAATATTTCATTCATTTTGGTAAAGTATACTTGATACTGAGATTCCCATGTTACATGCTTAATCAAATAACTAACCTATACAAGCCTTAAGTTATAACTATTAAATATTTAGAAATTAGAATCTCGGAAGCACTTGTCAAAGATTGAACTTCCATGCACGGTACAAATGGCTGTTTGAAATTAGTATTGGTAACTTGTATCTATACGGATGCATGACTTTTACATCAATTGATGCATTATGATCATAAATTACGTGCATGAGTACCCacttcaaacagtttaaacTAACAAGGAGGTAATAGTTGCATTTAGATTGATTAAATTTCGACAATATTTGATTAGAAAATAACTACATAAAAGTACCTAAAATGATCGAATATAGTTGGTTGCAGATTTCATGTGatagattaaattttattcttatcgAGTACTTAGGGTATGAGAAGAGTTTGTGTTATTTGCTACCGATTTTTAAGGAATTTAATTCCGACCAATTTACTGTTATTCACCATTTTCATCTATGCTTGAAAGTGGACATGATTTACTTGTAAGGCATTTTGAGTTGTTATCAAGGAGAGTCTTGCTGACGATGTATTCAAACTTTAGAAACGGGCAAAACTAAATGTTGCGGCCCCTACTATCCCGATGGTGGCACGAGCCCAAAAGGCGCTTGAGGCAATTCACATCTGCTGCTTCGGAAAGGACCTTATAGAAAAGGAAGATGAGAGGTTGTTATTTCAAATGCTGTGTGCTGTTTTCCCATCGGTCGAGCAGCCAGAAATAAAAAGGATGGTAGAAGACAAGGCAAAGAAAGTGGCTGAAGGTACTGATGAAATAAATGTTCCTGAGCCGAGGAACTTGCCAAAAGACGCTGCAAAGATGCAAAGGAAAGACCTAGAATTCCTTCAACAAAATAGAGATACCTAAAATGAAAAACATAATTGGTAATACAGCTGCTGTAACTTCTGGGTGAGTGCCTACCGATGAGTGCCTGGAGTTTTGTTACTTATGTCGCCTTAAATGCCATATCGTATGCTGTACTACTCAGAAAGGGTGTGAAAAGAGGCGTCGTAAACCTCATTACCATTGTCAGGACATGACAAAGgataattttctcaaaaagaaGTTCGACAAtcgattctttttctttttgcttcTTCTCCTGGAGCATTCTTGTTACACTGCTGATATAACTAATAGAATCATCTTTTCGTTTTCTTCTTACTCGAGTTATTtctatttgtaaattaaatgCTAGGTTTGTTCTTTTCCTTTCTGTTTATGAGTTTTATCTGTCTGagctaatcatcaaaaggaatTTCCATTTACTGACCTTTGAAGACAAACTATCAAGCCATTTCTGATTTAGTccgttttatttatttaatttaacaattaattatCAACTTTTATCCATTTTACGAACTTCTAGAATCGCTTATCCCATATTACATGCAATGAGAGAAATACATCAGAGGATTGTTATGGTCCCGCAAATAGGATCTCGTCACGGGTCTGTTCGCCGGGAAATCTGCTAGATTTCCTTTGTTTCCTCCTTTCTTCGAGCGACCTATTTCTAATGAACAAGAGACTTTCTCTTTTCAAACTTTAACTGAAattattgattgatttattattctaaattccttCTCTTTAAATAGAGAAGAATCCTTTCGTGGTTACAATAGGTAATCTAAAagagtcctaattagaatacgTATCTaaaagaatcctattctaataataaaacatatactACTACTAgataagaaataaattaaactacttCCTGAATAAGTCTAAAACTTATatttatttactaattaaatatttaatttaagctAAGATATAGGAATATATTATGGCAGCTTACAGCTATCATAACATTACTCCCTTCTTGGACTAAGAGCTTGTCCTCAAGCTCTGATCTAACCAATCAGGTGGTTTCCTCTTCCTCCGGGTCGTATAATAAAAGGTAAAAATGTTTCCTGAAGAGTAAAGTGCATCACATTTAAAACATCGTCCTCTTGCTCTTCGATTTGACATCTCAACTTTCGTCAAAAGCTTAATTGGTGGAGTAACAATCTCACTTCCTATGTTGGGAGCTGATTCAAAATTCTCGccttgtgtttttttttcttggcaAGTTGATGAAGATGGGGCTGCCCATGCGATTGGAGATCGCGCTACACTGATGCTTCCATAGTTGAATTGTATTTTTCTTTCACTAGCTCGCGCTAAATTCACAGCCACAACCAGATTTGGGGGATCTTGTATCTTCACATAAATCAAAGGTTTATCTGCTCCATTATCTGAAGGAAATTCCAGCTTGGAGTATTTTGGAACAATTGTTGTTCCACAGTGATTTGCTGGCTGTTCTTCTCCACTTATCTTTTGGATATTGCAACCTGACCCAGCCTCACTAATCTGCCCCTTTTCTTTGACTGAAAATTGTAACTCCAAC is part of the Mercurialis annua linkage group LG3, ddMerAnnu1.2, whole genome shotgun sequence genome and encodes:
- the LOC126673290 gene encoding uncharacterized protein LOC126673290, with amino-acid sequence MGARFSVPADEDEKAGAIFSDEANDERVDWRKLPNDLMIEIIKRLDVTDRMMLSGVCKSWSRLAMQKNIPVHQFPLLMLPHHINCTHIRFFDACRSLMYRYNLPKSIVRRKGWCFGSSKGWLLIATKEKYNDGPEISMLNPVSGQIIELPPIDEFEASFSSVRECVTGLELFFLSEDDCIVSAIFNNKILAICRAGDEDWTTVSEAEDGVFIYDDFCFFDGILYVLRIFYGNDEEEDDDMVLPVSLELSEFCGITIKPIDDYLFRHRLAVEVVEANGFNVFKQTAMSVYLVQCDGELFRVDRIFDIFTQDDDDDDEDDDDDDASFDYMKTTKFVIYKIKDGRISSDECKLKNDQIIFLDGGAPSLSVKYFKEGVKGNYIYFLDDHCADPSSKILPFVTHDSGICCLDDDGRITRCFPTVDFPDHMSWFTPQII
- the LOC126673294 gene encoding photosystem I assembly factor PSA3, chloroplastic, with translation MVVVTALPQTLTSCNSISPILKHFHQFYTNYKVPTNPKLHSSNGYLSISAYMEEPNSIANLANKIVGSLPVVGLFARIFSDEGGVGGDTIDFAEFRRRVGKQCTINESSAFYEFQDRRGKAGDPLYVLLCCWLAATGAGLLKSEEILEGVARLRLSDDIEFEEQNFIQAMNEAKKKRAKLNVAAPTIPMVARAQKALEAIHICCFGKDLIEKEDERLLFQMLCAVFPSVEQPEIKRMVEDKAKKVAEGTDEINVPEPRNLPKDAAKMQRKDLEFLQQNRDT